A region of the Kribbella sp. NBC_01245 genome:
GCCGGGTCGGCGATATCGGCCAGCGCGCCCTTGGACGGGCTGGACCGCTTGACTTCGGCGATGATCGAGATGCCGTCGCCCCGGAAGGCGGGCATCGGGTCCATCGCTTCGGGCATCCGGTGCGCCTGGGCCTTCAGGTCATCGAGACTGACCTTCGCCTGACGCTCCTCGAGGTCCTCACGGACCCCGGCCATGATCTCGTCGAGAACGCTCATCTGGTCCCCAGTTCCTCAGTGCTCACTTGCGCCGAAGCCGAGCAGCTGCAGCACCTTGCCGATCAGCGCGCCGACAACGGCCAGCGCGACCGAGACCCAGAACAGCACCCAGTTCGGTCCGAGCACGATCGCGATCGCACCGAGCGTGAACGCGATCAGCACGATGGTCACGGCGGTCCACGCCGCTGGGGTGTTGCCGTGATGGTCGTGTACTTCTTCGGTCGGGGTCGCCGGGGTGCTCACTGTCTGCTCCGCTGCCTTGTCCATCGTGGCCTGCTCCTCGTGGTCGTCCCCACCTATTGTGGCGGTAGTGCTCTTCGTTCAGAGAGTCGGGTCCTCACCCGCGTCGATCGCCTTCCATTGATCGGCCGGTGTCCCGCCTGGATCCCTCTCATAACGGGCCGTCGGCCGGCGCCAACGGTGTGCGGTCAGTACTCCGAGCATGCCCGCAGCGATGAGCGCGACACCTCCGGCGAGGGCCGGCCAGGGCGCCGCTCCGGTCGTCACCGTGACGTGGTCCGTGACCACCTCGCTGAGCGCCGGACGTAACCGCGCGAGCTCCTCGGCCGACGGCCGGACCTGGGTCGCGACCAGCACCGCGGCGGCTCCGAGTACGGCGATCAGGCCGGCCAGGATCCGCCTCATCGCCGTACCGGCCAACCGGACGACGACCAGCGCCACCACGGCTGCCAGCGCGATCGTGATCGGCGCCTTCGTGACGTCCTTGCCCGCCAGGGTTACCGCCTCGCGGCCGTTGCCGGGGTCGGCCGTGGTCCAGGTCAGATAGGCGGCCAGGACGAGGAGAGCGGCTCCTACGAGTACGAGGAGGTCAACGACGCGCTGTTGCTTCATATGGCGTTAAAGGTGCCGGCGACCGCAACCGCGTTCAGCACGGCGGCGGCCTTGTTGCGGCATTCGGCGTCCTCGGCGGCCGGGTCGGAATCGGCGACGATGCCCGCACCCGCTTGCACGTACGCCGTTCCGCCGCGCAGCACCGCCGTACGGATCGCGATGGCCGTGTCGACGTCACCGGCGAAGTCGAGATAGCCGACGACACCGCCGTACACGCCGCGCCGGCTGACCTCGAGCTTGTCGATGATCTCCATCGCGCGCGGCTTGGGCGCACCGGACAACGTGCCCGCCGGGAAGGCTGCGCACAACGCGTCGAACGAGGTCTTGTCGGCGGCCAGGCGGCCCGTGACGGTCGACTCCAGGTGCATGACGTGGCTGTAGCGCCGTACGTCCATGAAGTCGATCACCTCGACCGTGCCGGGCGCGCAGACCCGGCCGACGTCGTTGCGGCCGAGGTCGACCAGCATCAGGTGCTCGGCGCGCTCCTTGGCGTCGGCCTTGAGCTCCTCCTCCAGCGCGTGATCGGCTTCCGGGTCGGCGCCACGCGGCCTGGTCCCGGCGATCGGATGCAGGATCACCTTGTTACCGGTGACCTTGACCAGCGCCTCGGGGCTGGAGCCGACGATGTCGAACCCGTCGAGGCGCACGAGGTACATGTACGGGCTCGGGTTCGACCGGCGCAGGACGCGGTAGACGTCCAGCGCGGACGCAGTCGAGGCCAGCTCGAACCGCTGCGATACGACGATCTGGAACGCCTCGCCCGCGCGGATCTCCTCCTTCGCGTGCTCCACCGCCTCGCGATACTCCGCGCTCGACCGCTGCCTGCGCGGATCGGCCTGCCGATCGAGATCGGCGTGTACGACGAACGACGGGGTGGGCTGGGCGAGATCGGCCTCCATCGCGTCGAGCCGGCTGACGGCGTCCGCGTAGGACTCGTCCACCCGCTCGTCGGAATCGTCCCAGTTGATGGCGTTCGCGATCAGCCAGATCTCGCCGGTCTCGTGGTCCAGCGCGGCCAGGTCGGTGGCCAGCAGGAACGTCAACTCGGGCAGGCCGAGGTCGTCGGTCGTTGTGTCAGGCAACCGCTCCAGCCGCCGGACCGCGTCGTACCCGAGGAAGCCGACCATGCCACCGGTCAACGGCGGCAGGCCCGGCAGTCGCGGCGTGTGCAGGACCTCGAGGGTCTCGCGCAGGACCTTCAGCGGGTCGCCGGTCTCGGGCAAGCCGACGGGCTTGTGGCCGGTCCAGAAGGCCTGGCCGTCGCGCTCGGTCAGGGTGGCGGCCGATCGCACGCCGATGAACGAGTACCGCGACCAGAGGCCGTGCTCGGCCGACTCCAGCAGGAACGTGCCTTG
Encoded here:
- a CDS encoding HGxxPAAW family protein; its protein translation is MDKAAEQTVSTPATPTEEVHDHHGNTPAAWTAVTIVLIAFTLGAIAIVLGPNWVLFWVSVALAVVGALIGKVLQLLGFGASEH
- a CDS encoding anthranilate synthase component I; this translates as MSVTPDLETFREYAKDRRVIPVIRRLLADAETPIGVYGKLAAERQGTFLLESAEHGLWSRYSFIGVRSAATLTERDGQAFWTGHKPVGLPETGDPLKVLRETLEVLHTPRLPGLPPLTGGMVGFLGYDAVRRLERLPDTTTDDLGLPELTFLLATDLAALDHETGEIWLIANAINWDDSDERVDESYADAVSRLDAMEADLAQPTPSFVVHADLDRQADPRRQRSSAEYREAVEHAKEEIRAGEAFQIVVSQRFELASTASALDVYRVLRRSNPSPYMYLVRLDGFDIVGSSPEALVKVTGNKVILHPIAGTRPRGADPEADHALEEELKADAKERAEHLMLVDLGRNDVGRVCAPGTVEVIDFMDVRRYSHVMHLESTVTGRLAADKTSFDALCAAFPAGTLSGAPKPRAMEIIDKLEVSRRGVYGGVVGYLDFAGDVDTAIAIRTAVLRGGTAYVQAGAGIVADSDPAAEDAECRNKAAAVLNAVAVAGTFNAI
- a CDS encoding Trp biosynthesis-associated membrane protein, which encodes MKQQRVVDLLVLVGAALLVLAAYLTWTTADPGNGREAVTLAGKDVTKAPITIALAAVVALVVVRLAGTAMRRILAGLIAVLGAAAVLVATQVRPSAEELARLRPALSEVVTDHVTVTTGAAPWPALAGGVALIAAGMLGVLTAHRWRRPTARYERDPGGTPADQWKAIDAGEDPTL